One region of Miscanthus floridulus cultivar M001 chromosome 19, ASM1932011v1, whole genome shotgun sequence genomic DNA includes:
- the LOC136527743 gene encoding oxygen-evolving enhancer protein 1, chloroplastic-like: MAASLQAAATLMQPAKIGGRAHSASLPSRPSSHLARAFGVDAGAARITCSLQSDFRDVASKCVDAAKLAGFALATSALLVSGASAEGTPKRLTYDEIQSKTYLEVKGTGTANQCPTIDGGVEAFPFKAGKYQLKKLCLEPTSFTVKAEGIAKNAPPEFQKTKLMTRLTYTLDEIEGPLEVGSDGTLKFEEKDGIDYAAVTVQLPGGERVPFLFTVKQLVATGKPESFGGPFLVPSYRGSSFLDPKGRGGSTGYDNAVALPAGGRGDEEELQKENIKNTASSTGNITLSVTKSNPETGEVIGVFESVQPSDTDLGAKVPKDVKIQGIWYAQLE; encoded by the exons atggcaGCCTCGCTCCAAGCCGCGGCCACCCTGATGCAGCCGGCCAAGATCGGCGGCCGGGCGCACTCCGCCTCGCTGCCGTCCCGCCCGTCGTCGCACCTCGCCAGGGCGTTCGGCGTCGACGCCGGCGCCGCCAGGATCACGTGCTCCCTCCAGTCCGACTTCAGGGACGTCGCCAGCAAGTGTGTCGACGCCGCCAAGCTCGCCGGCTTCGCGCTCGCCACCTCGGCGCTCCTCGTCTCG GGCGCGAGCGCGGAGGGCACGCCCAAGAGGCTGACCTACGACGAGATCCAGAGCAAGACGTACCTGGAGGTGAAGGGCACGGGCACGGCGAACCAGTGCCCAACCATCGACGGCGGCGTGGAGGCGTTCCCGTTCAAGGCCGGCAAGTACCAGTTGAAGAAGCTGTGCCTGGAGCCGACTTCCTTCACCGTCAAGGCGGAGGGCATCGCCAAGAACGCGCCGCCCGAGTTCCAGAAGACCAAGCTCATGACCCGCCTCACCTACACGCTGGACGAGATCGAGGGCCCGCTCGAGGTCGGCTCCGACGGCACCCTCAAGTTCGAGGAGAAGGACGGCATCGACTACGCCGCCGTCACCGTGCAGCTCCCGGGAGGCGAGCGCGTGCCCTTCCTCTTCACCGTCAAGCAGCTCGTCGCCACCGGCAAGCCCGAGAGCTTCGGCGGGCCCTTCCTCGTGCCCAGCTACCGTGGCTCCTCCTTCCTCGACCCCAAGGGCCGTGGTGGCTCCACCGGGTACGACAACGCCGTCGCGCTCCCCGCCGGAGGCAGAGGCGACGAGGAGGAGCTCCAGAAAGAGAACATCAAGAACACCGCCTCGTCGACCGGCAACATCACGTTGAGCGTCACCAAGAGCAACCCGGAGACCGGCGAGGTCATCGGCGTCTTCGAGAGCGTGCAGCCGTCGGACACTGACCTTGGGGCCAAGGTGCCCAAGGATGTCAAGATCCAGGGGATCTGGTACGCGCAGCTCGAGTGA